The region AcataaaccaaataaatgtataaaaatctACTAAATGTAGACGTTAAACatcattgaacacatcatgaaaaaaagCGATAATGATACACTGGTAGGGGATCAGTTATTAGACATAAGGCCCTCAGGAGGAGGCGGCCTCATTGGCATGGGAGGCATGGGCATCTGAGGAGGCATATGGGGGTTTCCCGGAGCGCCAGGTGGGAGAGGAGGCATCCCTCCTGGTGGGGGAGGGGGCATAGACTCATTTGGTGGGCGAGGTCCACCTCCACTCATGAGAGGAGGGGGACGCTTCACACCTGCAGGGGGTGGGGGTCCACTGGACTGGGTAATAGCTTTCTCCATTTTGAAGTGGAACTGTAGGAAGAACTGGGAGGAACAATAACATGGAAGACCAGTTAAACAACATGTTTCCACATTCCTCACATAAAACACCCAGGTTGGCTTTAGTGGTAACAAATGTTAATCAACGTATCACTACCTGTTTAGTTTCCCTGTTCCAGTGGGTCCAGAAGCGGTTTTCTGCTTTATCAATTTCCCTACTGgggacctaaaaaaaaaagcaaatatgttaCGTCAcagcaagaaaaacaatatcatAAGAGCACAGTAAAAGTGCAGCTTCTACTCACCTTAAAGGCAATAGTCTCATATGGTTCAGCAGCCAAAAGCAGGTACTGCCAGCGACGATCAGGCGGCTCGATGCGCTGTTCGTAAGCAGACATGAAACGATGCCGGGGTCCAATTCCTTCAGCGATCTCTGGGTAGTCAATCTGATGAACAGAGAGAGCGGATTTCAGATGCCGATAGAAACAAGCCAACCAATAAAGAAATACTTTTCACG is a window of Anoplopoma fimbria isolate UVic2021 breed Golden Eagle Sablefish chromosome 3, Afim_UVic_2022, whole genome shotgun sequence DNA encoding:
- the sf3a2 gene encoding splicing factor 3A subunit 2; translated protein: MDFQHRAGGKTGSGGVASTSESNRDRRERLRQLALETIDINKDPYFMKNHLGSYECKLCLTLHNNEGSYLAHTQGKKHQTNLARRAAKEAKEAPAQPAPAKVKVEVKKFVKIGRPGYKVTKQRDPETGQQSLLFQIDYPEIAEGIGPRHRFMSAYEQRIEPPDRRWQYLLLAAEPYETIAFKVPSREIDKAENRFWTHWNRETKQFFLQFHFKMEKAITQSSGPPPPAGVKRPPPLMSGGGPRPPNESMPPPPPGGMPPLPPGAPGNPHMPPQMPMPPMPMRPPPPEGLMSNN